One Methylomonas sp. LL1 DNA window includes the following coding sequences:
- a CDS encoding YaiI/YqxD family protein, translated as MSLTIWVDGDACPNLIKTVLFRAAQKRQLALQLVANQSIATPPSKYIRAIRVGGGFDVADDYIVKHMRGGDLVITGDIPLAAKVIERQGDVINPRGEVYGAHNIGEKLAMRNFMEEMRNNGQVSGGAAAMAARDVQKFANALDKFLAGKQI; from the coding sequence ATGAGTCTGACGATTTGGGTGGATGGTGATGCTTGCCCCAACTTGATTAAAACCGTGTTGTTTCGTGCCGCGCAAAAACGCCAGTTGGCTTTGCAGCTGGTCGCGAATCAATCGATTGCCACGCCGCCGTCGAAATACATTCGGGCCATTCGGGTAGGCGGCGGTTTTGATGTAGCGGATGATTACATAGTCAAGCATATGCGGGGCGGGGATTTGGTCATTACCGGCGACATTCCGTTGGCGGCCAAAGTGATTGAGCGGCAGGGAGATGTGATCAATCCGCGCGGCGAGGTGTATGGCGCGCACAACATCGGCGAAAAGCTGGCGATGCGTAATTTCATGGAGGAAATGCGTAACAACGGCCAGGTATCCGGTGGCGCGGCGGCGATGGCGGCCAGGGATGTGCAAAAGTTTGCCAATGCCCTGGATAAATTTCTGGCCGGCAAGCAAATATAA
- the dapA gene encoding 4-hydroxy-tetrahydrodipicolinate synthase: protein MIQGSIVALVTPMTEDGAVDDVSLKKLVEFHVEQGTDALVAVGTTGESATLDEDEHCHVIKTIVDCVAGRMPVIAGTGANCTREAIRLTQRAQQAGADACLLVTPYYNKPTQEGLYLHYKAIAEAVDIAQILYNVPGRTACDMLPETVGRLSHIDNIVGVKEATGKLERVKQIRDLTGDDFALYTGDDATSLEFCLLGGNGSITVTGNVAPRLLRDMIAAAMRGDRATAEALDAKLTGLHGSLFIQSNPIPVKWAVAEMGLMGKGIRLPLTWLSEECIPPVRAAMQQAGVL, encoded by the coding sequence ATGATTCAAGGTAGTATCGTTGCTTTGGTAACCCCGATGACTGAAGACGGCGCGGTGGACGACGTTAGTCTGAAAAAGCTGGTGGAGTTTCACGTCGAGCAAGGTACGGATGCGCTGGTCGCGGTAGGTACCACCGGCGAATCGGCAACTTTGGACGAAGACGAACATTGTCATGTGATCAAGACCATCGTCGATTGCGTGGCTGGCCGCATGCCGGTGATTGCCGGGACCGGCGCCAACTGTACCCGCGAAGCGATTCGTCTGACCCAAAGAGCCCAACAAGCCGGGGCCGATGCCTGCTTGTTGGTCACGCCTTACTACAACAAACCGACCCAGGAAGGTTTGTATCTGCATTACAAAGCCATTGCCGAAGCGGTCGATATTGCGCAAATCCTTTACAACGTGCCGGGACGTACCGCTTGCGACATGCTGCCGGAAACGGTCGGCCGCTTGTCGCATATCGACAATATCGTCGGCGTCAAGGAAGCGACCGGCAAGCTGGAGCGGGTCAAACAAATCCGCGACTTGACCGGCGACGATTTTGCGCTGTACACCGGCGACGACGCCACCAGTCTTGAGTTTTGTCTGCTGGGCGGTAACGGCAGCATCACCGTTACCGGCAATGTCGCGCCTAGACTGCTACGCGATATGATAGCCGCCGCCATGCGCGGCGACCGTGCCACGGCCGAGGCGCTGGATGCCAAATTGACCGGCTTGCACGGCAGTCTGTTTATCCAATCCAACCCGATTCCGGTGAAATGGGCGGTGGCGGAAATGGGCCTGATGGGCAAGGGCATACGCTTGCCGCTAACCTGGCTGAGCGAGGAGTGCATCCCACCGGTGCGCGCCGCGATGCAGCAGGCAGGCGTTTTATAG
- the bamC gene encoding outer membrane protein assembly factor BamC: protein MNNKLILRWITGGLLVGVLPACGTIKSWFPDKERDYQFTSEIPELIVPDDLKNKGLASLSPQSAEPPVSEAESVSGSRYPAEAEAEPTAAEVATTESQAATVISAAETESVKNPDQDESKPVEQPVVAGGVSSLQIDQPKSQAVRMVGRALSRQKLEVVERNIDKGYFYVKFDLHAVKATDESIWDELNFFFGDDPSQEQEYRITVRQIEPQLSQVTIQDSAGVSLSDATANALLKLITDAINEVQTQDANKGPAEAEPKPETEPKLESEPEPKAPDNPAKQE from the coding sequence ATGAATAACAAACTTATCCTGCGCTGGATAACCGGAGGGTTGCTGGTGGGAGTTCTCCCGGCCTGCGGCACCATCAAAAGCTGGTTTCCGGATAAAGAACGAGACTATCAATTTACCTCCGAAATTCCGGAGCTGATAGTGCCGGACGATTTGAAGAACAAGGGCTTGGCCAGTCTGAGCCCGCAGTCCGCCGAACCGCCTGTTTCCGAAGCTGAATCCGTTTCCGGCTCCAGATATCCGGCCGAAGCGGAAGCGGAACCAACTGCCGCTGAAGTTGCTACAACCGAATCGCAAGCGGCCACTGTTATCTCGGCCGCTGAAACGGAATCCGTCAAAAATCCCGATCAAGATGAGAGCAAACCGGTCGAGCAACCCGTGGTTGCCGGCGGCGTCAGCAGCTTGCAGATCGATCAGCCGAAAAGCCAAGCGGTAAGGATGGTGGGCAGGGCTTTGAGCCGGCAAAAGCTGGAAGTGGTCGAGCGTAACATCGACAAAGGTTATTTTTATGTCAAATTCGATCTGCATGCCGTCAAGGCCACCGATGAAAGTATTTGGGACGAATTGAATTTCTTTTTTGGCGACGATCCGAGTCAGGAACAAGAATATCGGATTACCGTGCGGCAAATCGAACCTCAATTGTCTCAAGTCACAATACAGGATAGCGCGGGTGTTTCCTTGTCCGATGCCACGGCCAATGCCTTGTTGAAATTGATTACCGACGCCATCAACGAGGTTCAGACTCAGGACGCGAACAAGGGCCCAGCCGAAGCCGAGCCTAAGCCAGAAACCGAGCCTAAACTAGAATCCGAGCCCGAACCGAAAGCGCCGGATAATCCCGCCAAGCAGGAATAA
- the purL gene encoding phosphoribosylformylglycinamidine synthase, producing the protein MLTLPGTAALSSFRIEKLLTQLQSLDSGIQAVSARFVHFVQLEAGLADAEVEMLKRLLDYGYATPVADLQGDKLWVVPRLGTISPWSSKASEIAERCGLTAVKRIERGIEYTIVSSSELSDAVKHQLAALLHDRMIQQVVYYEAELDLFAEHEPKPLQSVAIIEQGREALVKANTELGLALSADEIDYLTDSFTNLGRNPTDVELMMFAQANSEHCRHKIFNASWTIDGEEQAKSLFAMIRNTHTLNPQGVLSAYSDNSSVLEGPTTKVFIRDAANNYAYGYVEEQAHMLMKVETHNHPTAISPHPGAATGSGGEIRDEGATGRGSATKAGLTGFSVSHLKIPGFEQPWEADYGKPERIVSALDIMLEGPIGGAAFNNEFGRPNIAGYFRSFEQPSETGEPNQYRGYHKPIMIAGGMGNIRPMLVDKHPIPAGSLIVILGGPAMLIGLGGGAASSQTSGESAAELDFASVQRENPEMERRCQEVINHCNSLGHNTPIVSIHDIGAGGLSNAVPEIIHDCDRGGRFELRKVQNADKGMSPMQIWCNEAQERYVVAIKPESLELFESFCKREHCLYAVIGHATDEEYLTLSDEWLGGSPVDLPMSVLFGKPPKMHRDVKRLQKKLPDLVLQNVELAEAVKRVLAFPAVADKSFLIHIGDRSVTGLVARDQMIGPWQVPVADVAVTASGFYAHSGEAMAMGERTPLAVIDGPASGRMAIGEALTNLAAARIGKLNDVKLSANWMAACGSPGEDAALFDTVKAVGMELCPELGIAIPVGKDSLSMKSVWKDGGSGRSQHPASRDTSTSMSVGRSQHPVSHDTSTSLSVEKTMTSPLSLIITAFAPVLDVRKTLTPELKDSDSVLLLIDLGQGKNRLGGSVLAQVYNQIGNQAPDLDAAGLFKRFFDTIQSLNEQGLILAYHDRADGGLLATVTEMLFAARKGVDLDISELGGDALAALFNEELGAVLQVKKSELDHIARLLDQAGLDEFTHIVGKVVSGQRLRIVQNGNELFSAERAELQQTWSEVSYRMQALRDNPDCARQQFERIADDSDPGLSVVLTYDLNDDIAAKFAGAARPKVAILREQGVNGHVEMAAAFDRAGFAAIDVHMTDIISGRVSLSEFTGLVACGGFSYGDVLGAGGGWAKSILFNAKARDEFAAFFARKDTFGLGVCNGCQMMSGLKDIIPGAEHWPQFKRNLSEQFEARVAMVKVQASPSIFFTGMEGSMLPVVVAHGEGRAEFGEQNPASAQVAINYVDNYGNETEAFPANPNGSPNGITGLTTSDGRFTIMMPHPERCFRAVQNSWHPADWSEDGAWLRMFRNARVWVG; encoded by the coding sequence ATGTTGACACTTCCCGGAACCGCAGCCCTTTCATCGTTTCGTATCGAAAAATTACTCACCCAGTTGCAAAGTCTGGATAGTGGCATACAAGCCGTGTCGGCCCGTTTCGTGCATTTTGTCCAGCTCGAGGCCGGATTGGCGGATGCGGAAGTTGAAATGTTGAAGCGGTTGCTGGATTACGGATACGCCACGCCGGTAGCGGACTTGCAGGGTGACAAGTTGTGGGTCGTTCCGCGTCTGGGCACTATTTCACCCTGGTCCAGCAAGGCCTCTGAAATCGCCGAACGTTGCGGTTTGACAGCGGTAAAGCGCATCGAGCGCGGTATCGAATATACCATCGTCTCATCCTCGGAATTGAGCGACGCCGTCAAACACCAACTGGCGGCCTTGCTGCACGACCGGATGATTCAACAGGTCGTCTATTATGAAGCCGAGCTGGATTTGTTCGCCGAGCATGAGCCCAAACCGCTGCAAAGCGTCGCCATCATAGAACAGGGCAGGGAGGCTTTGGTCAAGGCCAATACCGAATTGGGTCTGGCTTTGTCGGCCGATGAAATCGATTACCTGACCGACAGCTTTACCAATCTGGGCCGCAACCCGACCGATGTCGAGCTGATGATGTTTGCCCAGGCCAACTCCGAACATTGCCGGCATAAAATCTTCAATGCCAGCTGGACCATAGACGGCGAGGAACAAGCCAAGTCGCTGTTCGCGATGATACGCAACACCCACACTCTGAACCCGCAAGGCGTGTTGTCGGCCTACAGCGACAACTCCTCTGTTCTGGAAGGCCCGACCACTAAGGTATTCATCCGCGACGCGGCTAATAACTATGCCTACGGCTATGTCGAGGAACAGGCGCACATGTTGATGAAGGTGGAAACCCACAATCATCCGACCGCGATTTCCCCGCATCCCGGCGCGGCGACCGGTTCCGGCGGTGAGATTCGCGACGAAGGCGCCACCGGCAGAGGTTCGGCGACCAAGGCCGGCTTGACCGGTTTCAGCGTTTCGCATCTGAAAATTCCCGGTTTCGAGCAACCTTGGGAAGCCGATTACGGCAAGCCGGAACGTATCGTCTCGGCCTTGGACATCATGCTGGAAGGCCCGATAGGCGGCGCGGCGTTCAACAACGAATTCGGTCGTCCCAATATCGCCGGTTATTTCCGCAGCTTCGAACAGCCTTCGGAAACTGGAGAGCCCAATCAATATCGCGGCTATCACAAGCCGATCATGATCGCCGGCGGCATGGGTAACATCCGGCCGATGCTGGTCGACAAGCATCCAATTCCGGCCGGTTCCTTGATCGTGATCCTCGGCGGTCCGGCGATGCTGATCGGTTTGGGCGGCGGTGCGGCATCGTCGCAAACCTCCGGCGAAAGCGCGGCGGAGCTGGATTTTGCTTCGGTGCAGCGCGAAAACCCGGAAATGGAGCGCCGCTGCCAGGAAGTGATCAATCACTGTAATTCCTTAGGGCACAATACGCCTATCGTCTCTATCCACGACATCGGCGCCGGCGGGCTGTCCAACGCCGTGCCTGAGATCATTCACGATTGCGACCGTGGCGGCCGTTTCGAACTGCGCAAGGTGCAAAATGCCGATAAGGGCATGTCGCCTATGCAAATCTGGTGCAACGAGGCCCAGGAACGCTATGTGGTGGCGATCAAACCCGAGTCGCTGGAACTGTTCGAGTCCTTTTGCAAACGCGAGCATTGTTTGTATGCGGTGATCGGCCATGCCACCGACGAGGAATATCTGACTTTGAGCGACGAATGGCTGGGCGGTAGTCCTGTCGACTTGCCGATGTCGGTGCTGTTCGGCAAGCCGCCGAAAATGCACAGAGATGTAAAACGACTGCAAAAAAAATTGCCGGACTTGGTTCTGCAAAATGTCGAGCTGGCCGAAGCCGTCAAGCGCGTGCTGGCGTTCCCGGCCGTGGCCGACAAGAGCTTCTTGATCCATATCGGCGACCGTTCGGTGACAGGTTTGGTGGCGCGTGATCAAATGATAGGCCCATGGCAAGTACCGGTGGCCGATGTCGCGGTGACGGCCTCCGGTTTTTATGCGCATAGCGGTGAAGCGATGGCGATGGGCGAACGCACGCCATTAGCCGTTATCGACGGTCCGGCTTCCGGACGCATGGCAATAGGCGAAGCCTTGACCAATCTGGCGGCGGCCCGAATCGGCAAATTGAATGACGTGAAGCTGTCGGCCAACTGGATGGCGGCTTGCGGTAGCCCCGGCGAAGACGCGGCCCTGTTCGATACCGTCAAGGCGGTGGGCATGGAATTGTGTCCGGAATTGGGCATCGCAATTCCGGTCGGCAAAGACTCCTTGTCGATGAAATCCGTTTGGAAGGATGGCGGAAGCGGTCGCTCTCAGCATCCTGCTTCCCGCGACACTAGCACATCCATGTCCGTCGGTCGTTCACAACATCCTGTTTCCCACGACACTAGCACATCCTTATCCGTCGAAAAGACCATGACTTCGCCGTTGTCACTGATCATCACCGCTTTCGCTCCGGTGCTGGATGTTCGCAAGACGCTGACGCCGGAACTCAAGGATTCGGATAGCGTGCTGCTGCTGATCGATCTGGGGCAGGGCAAAAATCGCCTCGGCGGCTCGGTGCTGGCCCAGGTCTACAACCAGATCGGCAACCAAGCGCCGGATTTGGACGCCGCCGGTTTATTCAAACGTTTTTTCGATACCATCCAATCCTTGAACGAACAAGGCTTGATTTTGGCCTATCACGACCGCGCCGACGGCGGCTTGCTGGCGACCGTAACCGAGATGCTGTTTGCGGCCCGCAAAGGCGTCGATCTGGATATTTCCGAACTGGGCGGCGACGCCTTGGCGGCCTTGTTCAACGAAGAGTTGGGCGCGGTGCTGCAAGTTAAAAAATCCGAGCTGGATCATATCGCCCGCCTGCTGGATCAAGCCGGACTCGATGAGTTCACGCACATCGTCGGCAAGGTGGTCTCAGGTCAACGGCTGCGTATCGTTCAAAACGGTAATGAACTCTTTAGCGCCGAACGCGCCGAACTGCAGCAAACCTGGTCGGAAGTCAGTTACCGGATGCAGGCTCTGCGCGACAATCCCGATTGCGCCCGCCAGCAATTCGAGCGTATCGCCGACGATAGCGATCCTGGCTTGTCGGTCGTCTTGACTTACGACCTCAACGACGACATCGCCGCAAAATTTGCTGGTGCGGCGCGGCCAAAAGTCGCGATCCTGCGCGAGCAGGGCGTCAACGGCCATGTCGAAATGGCGGCGGCCTTCGATAGGGCCGGTTTCGCGGCGATCGACGTGCACATGACCGACATCATCAGCGGCAGGGTTAGCTTGAGCGAGTTCACAGGTCTCGTGGCTTGCGGCGGCTTTTCCTACGGCGACGTGCTGGGTGCCGGCGGCGGCTGGGCCAAGTCGATTTTGTTCAACGCCAAGGCGCGTGACGAATTCGCGGCTTTCTTTGCCCGCAAGGATACCTTTGGTTTGGGCGTCTGCAACGGTTGCCAGATGATGTCGGGGCTGAAAGACATCATTCCCGGTGCCGAGCATTGGCCGCAGTTCAAGCGCAATTTGTCCGAGCAGTTCGAGGCGCGGGTGGCGATGGTCAAGGTACAGGCATCGCCGTCGATTTTCTTTACCGGCATGGAAGGTTCAATGCTGCCGGTCGTCGTCGCACATGGCGAAGGGCGGGCGGAGTTCGGTGAGCAAAATCCCGCTAGCGCGCAGGTTGCGATCAACTATGTCGACAACTACGGTAACGAAACCGAAGCCTTCCCGGCCAACCCCAACGGTTCGCCGAATGGCATCACCGGCCTGACTACTTCCGACGGTCGTTTCACCATCATGATGCCGCATCCCGAGCGTTGCTTCCGCGCCGTGCAGAACTCCTGGCATCCGGCTGATTGGTCGGAAGACGGCGCTTGGCTGCGGATGTTCAGAAATGCACGGGTTTGGGTGGGGTAA
- a CDS encoding L,D-transpeptidase family protein: MHGFGWGKSVAAMARLAAVLMVFFSASMPVAAVADGVRIYKAAHKLQVLDGRRVLYEFPVSLGRNPQGHKLQEGDGRTPEGMYRLDYKNPASAFYKAIHISYPNSKDVAAAKQRGVDPGGQVMIHGQRNGLGWLWFISRFFDWTQGCVALSDDDMDLLWNAVDAGTTVEILP, translated from the coding sequence ATGCACGGGTTTGGGTGGGGTAAATCAGTAGCCGCCATGGCTAGGCTGGCGGCGGTTTTGATGGTCTTTTTTTCCGCTTCGATGCCGGTGGCAGCGGTTGCCGACGGCGTCAGGATTTACAAGGCGGCTCATAAGCTACAAGTGTTGGACGGTCGCCGAGTGCTTTACGAGTTTCCGGTCAGTCTGGGGCGCAATCCGCAAGGCCACAAACTTCAGGAAGGCGACGGACGCACACCGGAAGGCATGTACCGGCTGGATTACAAAAATCCGGCCAGCGCCTTTTATAAAGCTATTCACATTTCCTATCCTAATTCGAAAGACGTTGCCGCCGCCAAGCAACGCGGCGTCGATCCCGGCGGACAAGTCATGATACACGGCCAGCGCAACGGTCTGGGTTGGCTGTGGTTTATCAGCCGCTTTTTCGACTGGACCCAGGGCTGTGTGGCGTTGAGCGACGATGATATGGATTTACTCTGGAATGCCGTTGATGCGGGCACGACGGT